CGACGCTCGCCGGATGGGCGCTGACGTGCAACCGGTGCTGGGACGGACTATACTTTGGCGCATGCGGACGGAGTTCATTTGAGTTCCATGAATCGGCGCGCACTTGACTGGCGGGAGAGCATTCGATGATGTTTCAAAATGTGGCTCGGCGAAGTTGGCTGCTCTTGAGCGCCTTGGTCCTCGGCACGCTGTGGCCGGCGGCGGTGCAGGCCCAGGAAACGCCGGCGATTTCGCAATATCGTCGTTGGGTCACTGGCACGTCCTTTTCGCCCGATGGTGCGAAGTTGGCCACGGTTGGCGGCGAGTCGCTGCTCTATCGCCCTGGCGACGTGACGCTCTGGGATCCGAAGTCCGGCCAGCAATTGGCCAGCTTCGCCGGACATCCGACCTGCGTCTGGTGCGTGGCGTTTTCGCCGGACGGCACTCTCCTTGCGACGGGCGGCTACGATGGCACGGTGAAAATCTGGGACGTCGCCGCCGCACAGGAGAAGGCTTCAATCGCCGCGCATAAGAACTGGGTGACGTCCGTCGCGTTCAGCCCGGACGGTCTGACGTTGGCCACGGCCAGCGACGATACAACGGTGAAGCTCTGGAAGGTCGCCGACAACACGGAAATCGGGCCACTCGCCGGCCACTCGGGCGGCGTGTTTCGCGTGGCGTTTTCACC
This region of Planctomycetia bacterium genomic DNA includes:
- a CDS encoding WD40 repeat domain-containing protein; translation: MMFQNVARRSWLLLSALVLGTLWPAAVQAQETPAISQYRRWVTGTSFSPDGAKLATVGGESLLYRPGDVTLWDPKSGQQLASFAGHPTCVWCVAFSPDGTLLATGGYDGTVKIWDVAAAQEKASIAAHKNWVTSVAFSPDGLTLATASDDTTVKLWKVADNTEIGPLAGHSGGVFRVAFSPDGQTIATGSSDKTVRLWNTADRTEKAKLEGHSDLVRGLAFTRDGSKLASAGADRKILIWDLAALPANKVLEGHKDWIVDLSFGPDGRLASAGHDQTVRLWDIASGQTTSLLDNYTSAVWAVAFSPDGTALATGSQRDSIKVWEFGAPRERFPAPVTENPQAANK